The genomic interval TTCAAGCACAAACAAGGTTTGCAGTAAAAGCTTCAATCAACCAAGATGCCCACAGTAGGGTCACGGCTCATACTCAGGCCCTCATATATACAATTTATGggaatttataaaacaataaaaaacaccccactttttaaaagttataatttaTAGAGTATTCTGTACAAAAGCAGTCTTTACAAAGGGACTCTGCTACTATCCTAGAAGAAGTCCATAGCTGTTGGCCTTCTCTTTGGTGTGGCGGCCAGTGGCTTCTTGGTCCCCAGTGGGGTGCTGACAGGGGAGCTGGTGGGGGTCTTCAGTACTCCATGGAGGGGCCTCTGCTCAGGGTTGAAGGCCACTCGGGAGGGGCCCGTGGGGCTGACTAAGATGCTTTTGTCTGTCTTCTTGAATTCTGCCCAATGAAAGCAAGGTCACATGTTAATGGGTATGgttcctctgtgcctcagctcAGCCCCGGATAGGCCCTGAGGGAGGCCTGGGTGCTCCCTCACCCACTCACTCCAGAGATTGGCCCTGAGGGCTTTCTGAGGAAACCAGTGACTAGCAAGAATGAATTTACTTTCCAAAGGAAAATGCCCCGAGGGCCACCTGGACAGACCATGAGGGGAGCACCTGGTGGGAGGGGTGTTCTGGGACATAAACAGTTAGTGATACCGAGGTTTAATAAAGAgccacagggggtggggggaagatatattcggtgggacacttgaatctatgtaaaaacaaattaaaatcataaaaaaaaaaaaaaaaaaaaaagaatcacaggaGGAGCACTTCCTTCTCGATTTGTTCTCAAACTCATAgactttcaaaaacaaacaacacgccctggccggttggctcagcagtagagcgtcggcctggcgtgcaggagtccgggttcaattcccgggcagggcacacaggagaagcgcccatctgcttctccacccctccccctctccttcctctctgtctctcttttctcctcccgctgccgaggctccattggagcaaggatggcccgggtgctgaggatggctctgtggcctctgactcaggtgctagaatggctctggatgcaacagagccatgccccagaggggcagagcatcgccccctggtaggcatactgggtggatcccagtcgggcgcatacgggagtctgtctgactgcctccccgtttccagcttcataaaaaatgaaaaaacaaaacaaaacaaaacaaaaaaacaaacaacacaaatgaaatattaaaagcagaaagacaagatgtcccttctttcccctccttttggCAGGGTGGTTCTGAATTTAGGTAGAGGCAGCTATAGCTGACAGGCCATTAAATCTCATGCCATGATGACTAGCATGCTCCAGGCAGGTGGGCATGGGAAGGTAGCCAGTCACATCACCTCCTACCAGGTAACCTCCTTCCAGAGGCCACAGAAAATCCGCTCCCTTCCTCTGGTCACCCTGCTGGTCTCAACCAAAGACTGACTGTCTCAGGACAGGTCAGGGCTCTGAGCAGACCTTGACTGCAAGCAAACCCTGCACTCACCTGCAGTCATGTTTCTGTTCAACCCGAAGGTGACCTTCTTGGTGCTGGACGGTGTCTTGTTGAGCTGCAGAAGAAAACCATAACAGGAATAAGAGGAGTACAAACGCGGCTGAAGTGCCCTGTCTGTGCGCCCCTGAGCACTCACAGGTGCCCACTGATCCATGGGGAGCAAGATGTGAGGCCTGTGTCCACTTCCGCAGCCTCTTAGGACCACACTGCACATGCCCCAGACCAGGTGGGCAGTGCCAGCACCTCTAGGCAGTAACCTGCCTCATCGCTGTCTTCCGCCTGTCTTCCAGGGAACAAAGCAGAACAAAATCACCATGTGTGAAACCTCTAGGTTACAGAAAAAGTTCACCACTGAAAAGTTATAAGGATTTCTCATTCATTGTGTCCTAGAGTTTAACTCTCAACTTGAAAATGAAAGTAATCAGATTACACTTATATTGGGATCAAACTTCAATGGGCAATGAACTGGCATTTCCCAACTTTTTGTGCACTGGACTCCAAATTGATTTAAATATTCTAACAATTCATCAAAATTCACTAACTTGTTTCATACCTGAAAGGTTTCTAGAAGTTGAGCCATTTTGCATTATGAAACACTTTCTCAAATTCCTTCCTAGAATCCCACACTTTTGTGTGCATTCCCTAGTTCTACCTCGTACCATTTTGCTTTAACATGACCATTTTATGAGAGAAATTTAGCTTCTGGAACCTGGAAGTCTGgagtcatttgcaaatatttgtaAAGTATCTTATATTAACATAGGCAGTGGTTTTTGCTGGTTTAAGActatttaaatgcaaattaaaaaattttccgATTGATTTGGAAAGGAGAGCTGAaggttggggggggaggagagagaaacaccaagccgttgttccacttagttgtgcactcactggttacTTCTTGTACGTgtgctgaccagggattgaactcgtGACCTCAGGACACagggacaatgctttatctactgagttacccagccagggtctggTTCAAGGCTATTTAAATAGCACctacttctttttcaaaatgtccaCCTATTCATAGGTCTCCTGGCTCAGGCACCTGTGCCCGCTGGTGCACCAAGGCCTCCATCTTCTGGAGGCAACTGCAGACGAGCCTCCTGCATGTCTGCACTTTGTGCCACCTTCTAGTGGTAATGGCAGAGGTGACCCTTTCCTTcatgcctcccccccacccccggcttcCCAGAACAGTGCCCACCCTCATCAACCTGACAGCACCCACTCCTTCTACCAGCCTGAGCTCCTGCCCACATTCTTGGCAGGCCTCTCCAGGGCTTTCTTCTACCCCCTTCACTGCCTATTTTTCTATATCTGCCCTATTCCCATGAGTTCTGAGATGAGGCACCCCTGATCAGTCCCTTGGGGTTGGCCCCACAGCCAGCATGGGCCCCCTGGAACCCTACCTAGCATAGCATGCACAGCAGATCTGGGCTCTTCAAAGAGCAACCTGAGCACTGTGGATAAAAGCAGAGGCCAGGCAGACTGCTGAGTGCAGCCCCAGGCCTAGCATGCAGTGACCCCTGGTGTAGTCACAGTGCACTTACCTGCATAGCTGGGGTCACAGGGGTGGCAGTGCTGCTCTTAGCTTTTCTGAAGAACAGGGGCTTTGGCAATAACGGGGTGTCAAACTTCACAAAGTCATTCTTGGCccttagtttcttcttcttcaaagggCTCAAAGCTCCACTGCTCCCCTGTGTGAGGAAAGGGCCAGAAGAGAGGAGAGGTCACATCCGGAGCCACTTgtgccacacccacacccacaggaAGTGAAAGTAGGACAGGGTGCAGACACCACTGAGTGTGAGGCCTCAGGTTGCACAGCGCCTCTAATGAGACCCATTTACCAGCTCAGACACCCCATACCCTGCTCTTTCCGGAACCCCATTTGCAAACACCTTTTTACTTAGCAGAGACTGTGTGAATGAAATTGCCACTTCTCCACCAGGGCACCATGTCAGTGGGGCCAGAGCTTCCCTATCTTTTTAGCCATaagaaccatttttatttttctcaaactcaGGTCCTCCTGCACTGTCCCTCCCTGGAGCATGGCTGTATCTCCCTTCTTCCGCCATAggcgtgcatctcctaaactctaagggtccccaggagacttgcaaccagggttgcaatgggcagcagcagctcgccCTGGGTTAACCCCCAGGCAGGTTAACCCCcaaacctgtctccaaggtctcCTTTTCTGACTctccagtgagctgacagcagtCCTGCCTAGACTCTCTACTGTTCTATCCtcggcccttccttgtttcactatcctcagctttaataaacatactcaaaaaaaccaaacaaaaacaccccCCTCAGATCTCATGTTTTGAAGATTTCTGCCTTTCAAAGATCATTTACAGTCATGGCAGCTTAAGGACGGGGACCTCTGAGATGTGTGCCGTTAGGTAGGTGCTATCACCGGGTGCGAACATCACAGGCACAGGCACAGGCACATCTGACGGTACAGCCACTGCACATCTAGGCTCCGCAGTGCCCCTCTGCTCAGGGCCATACCCAGTGCCACAGGTCACCATACTACCTGCTGCCACTGCACACTTAGGCTGCACTCAATTTGAAAcatcttttcttgttttcaatAAGTTTACCTTAGCTTACTGTAacttttttacattataaaaaaattttttttaaacttttcaactctttttttttaagcaagagacagacaggaagggagatgagaagcatcaactcataattgtggcaccctagctgttcattgattgcttctcatatgttccttgaccagggggctacagccaagccagagaccttagcctcatgccagcaaccttgggatcatgttgatgaccatgagttcaagccagggactttggggtttcaaacctggtatcttagtgtcccaggtcgaggctctatatactgtgccaccactggtcagactccTGAATGCTTCATGAGGAGCATTGTTCAGAAAGTGCTAGGACATTAGGACAGCTATGGTGTCACTAGGAAAtcggaatttttcagctccattatgcTATGGGATCAGTATTGCTGCCACTGGCGGCTGAAATGTTATGCAGTGCATGACTTATTAAagaattcattttctcatttctttttattttttgcattgttctgaagctggaaacggggaggcagtcagacagactcccgcatgtgccctaccgggatccacccggcatgcccaccagggggcgatgctctgttgcaaccagagccattccagcacttgaggcagaggccacagagccatcctcagggcccgggccatctttgctccaatggagccttggctgcgggaggggaagagagagacagagaggaaggagggggtgggggtggagaagcaaatggcgcctctcctgtgtgccctggccgggactcgaacccgggactcctacacgccaggccgacgctccaccactgagtcaaccggtcagggcccattttctcatttctaaccAAAGACATCACTGTGCATTGAAAGTCTGGCATGAAGAAACCAGCGTGAtgtcctggtcaggctctgtaggTTAATTTAAGGCATATAAGGAATGTTCACTGGGTGCTTCATAACCGACCACCCCCACAGCAAAGACCCTGCTCTAGTTCTGGGACCCGAGGGACCTGGGAAACCCAATGTGGTCAATGTCATAGTGGTGGTTTTGGCAAGTCCTTGGTGACTCTGGCTTGGAAGTTTGCTGCCTTCTCTGAGCAGAACCCCTGAGGGGCCGACCCAGGAGACCTCTCGAGCAccttcccacccccactgccAGAGACACAGACACGTGCCCTTTAGGAGGAAAAGCCTCCGATAAACCTGTGATTTATTTAGTAACTGTTCCAATTCTCTCTAAAAGAGGTGCAGAGGCCTGATAAATGAGATGCGAAGGAGGaattttttctgatgttcttatggAAGAAAGAGCATCACCATAAATAGTGAGTGGAGGGTAGAGACTGCAGAGCCAAGGGAAGGTAGCAGAGCTCAGCTGGGGAGGTGAGGATTAGAGCAGACGTCCTCAAGTCCAGGTGAATGTTCTACTTTCCTCAGCAAAGGCTCTTTCCTGACCAGAAAAACTGACTCCCGACACTCGGACTGTCAGAAAGTCCTCGCCATCACAAGTGCTGCACAGCAGTGTGTGCAGACATAAGGACTGAACAGGGGTCAGCAAGCCTGTTTGCAAAAGGCCAGGGAGTAAATGTGTTCTGCTTTAGGGCCATAAGGTGCCTGTCACAACTACTCATCTCTGCCGCTGGGGAGTGAAAGCCACGGAAGTGTGCACACAAACAGGCGTGGCCGTGTGCCAATGCAATTATGTTTGCCGACCACGGATATAGATGCACCGTGTGTCCACACCACTGAGTGTGTGAAAAATAGACCCAGAGCCTGGTTCTCGTTCATACCTGGCTCTAGAAAGCCAAGCAAAGCAGAAGTCTTTTCATGAAAAAGACAACCAAAACAGGATTTTGGGCCCAGGATTGGTTGTGAGTTGAAGAAAAACAAGATCAGCATTTGATGGAGACTCTTGTCTACCTGTTTATACTGCAAGGCAGCATGCCTGCCTGAGCCATGGGGACAGTTCTCCCAGCTTGGTGAGGCCCTTCTGTACCCCCGGGAGTGAGCAGAgcggtgggggtaggggtggggctgtagtgagaagtgggagggggaaggCAACTGTCTTGGCCACTGAGGTCATGCTCCTTTACTTGTTGGTAAAGGGTGTTATGAACCATGACAGTTCTAGTCCAGAGGTCTgacctgtccccccacccccttaaaTTGGGGCCCGAGGTGGCAGAAGACCCTGATCTTTTTGTTAATGGGAACCTTGGCCACCCTCCTTGGAACCCAGTTGCCTTACCAGAGCCTGGACGAGCTTGAGTTCGGACTCTAATACTTTGCTGTGTTCAACCAAGTTCaacatctcttttattttcttcctctttttgaaGATGGCAGTTTTCTGAGTGGATGGGTTGTAGAGGTCAAGCTGGCTAggctccctcttctttttcttcagtcTCCTACCCTGGGGCAGTGTGGCTGGGCAATCCCCTCTGTCTGCTGGGTTTGCTGCAGGGCCCTCCTCCCGGGGTGCGGGCCAGGTTAGTGTTGCCAGGCTGCCGTTGACCAGAGGAGCCCTGAGTTTCCGCTTCCTTTTCAGGGCCGGGGCTCCGCTGGCTGGGGAAGGTCGGGGGGCAGGCACCTGAGCATGACCGCTGTCGGGCCCACATAGACACAAGTCCTCCAGAGGCGATGCTGTGGACTCTGAGATCAGTCCCTGGAACCGTGGGCTCCTCTTCCTTGGTCGTTTCCTCCTGCTGTGTGTGGGAGGGTGTGAGGGGGGGTGCTCGGAGCTGTTCTGCTCCTGGTGGCTGGGTGCGGCCGCTGCACCCAGTTCAACCACACCTGGCTTCTGTGCTCTTCCCAAACCTGCCTCTGGGGGCATGGCTTCAACCCCTGACCCTAAATGTTCAGACTGAaggtggtttttcttcttttttcttttcctcttctgagTACTGCCTTTAACCTCCTCTTCCTCAGCAAGAATGAACTTGTTTCCTAGAAAAGCAATGAACCAATAAACAGATACCCCAATGTGAAGGGGAAAGCAGGTTTTGCGGGGGATTCTGGGGCCATGAGTGGCCGACAGAACTCCTCTGGGGATGTCTTGCTGCCAGAAAGGCTCTGAGCCTTGGAGCACCTGAGTTCCGTTAATTCTCTCCTTAGGCCCCATTTCCTCCCTTTCCCAAATGTGGTTAGAAACCTGCCTAATGCCTCTTTCAATATAAACAGAACTGAAATATATTCAGATCTCTACTAATTGTCAGGGCAAAGGTAGAGCCCCAGGTCCTGGAAGGTGATAAACAAGCACTCCCTAATGGCAGTGTCTCCTGAGGCTCCATGTCCTCACCCACTTTCCTCAAAGATGCCAGCAGGAGTAAATATCTAAGTGTTTTTCATTTAGGGAACATGGGTACCCAAGAAAAACCAAACACTTCAAAGCAATCTTCACTTTTCATCTGTAAAAGCAAAAGCTTTTGCTCTGTAATAATTTATGAAGACAGTGGCTTAGAGGTTTCCAGGACTGCGAAGGTGCCGCTGTCCCTGAGGGCTGCCTGCTCCTTCTCCTCAGGCCTCGCTGCTCCCAAACCCTTGCCTCACCTCTCCCTTTTTCCATGTCGATGTTCTCTAaaagtttgtttccttttttcttatgcCTTCCTTGACTGAAGATTTGGTCATCTTCGTCAGCAGAAATGTCCTCAGTAAAACTGGGTTGAGATACACTGCCTGCTGGACACCAAAGCCACAGTTAGCCAGCTTTCTGAGACCCTCACAGCTGTCTCCAGGGGCGTTAAGTGCCATGCCCCTCCCCATGTCACGCACGTAGATTTTTAACCTCAATATTTCCCTCCTCATCACTGTTCTTCACTAATTCTTCAATCCAAACCTCAAAGCTGTTAAACACAGGGACTTTAgacttaaaacaattttgtggcttttttgctcaaggcaAGGATCTATAACTCTTGGGTGACATCATCTCCAGCTCAACCCCAGGGGCTTGGCAGTGCTCTCTCCACATGTCAACCAGGTCTGAACACCCTACTTCTAAATATCCCAGGAGCCCAAGGGGTGGGCGGAGTGGGGCATCGATTTGCTCAAATGTAACCAAGTTTATGGACAGCAGCTTTTCCCCAGGGGACAACAGATCTTAACAGTCAACAAAAAGGACCCTGAGAGATCATCTGTTCTTTGTAAAGAGGCAAACTGAAACCAACAGAAATCCTTCTTGTTAAAATaataagcccctccccttccttgctCTGGTACTGACAAGAACAGCCTTGGGTCTGTGTGCTCAGCTCTGTCCCTGCAATGGGAGAGTAGGTGGGCGAGATTGAAAAGAAAAGCCCCACAACTATGGTGCTTCTAGGGGCTTCTCAGCTGAGCAGCAAGCAGTGTAACTGATGACCTTCCAAAGGTAAAGGTTACTACCATTATGTGTTCAAGCTACTTTTTATACTATTTGGCAGAAATGGGCTCAGTGAGGTCCATATTTAGGTAAGAACATCACTTCTAATCCTCTGACTTTCTCACCTTCAGAAAGATCTtgaaatctgaaaaagaaaacagaagttcaTAGAGAAACCCCTTCTTCCCGTTCTGTATAAACATATTcacaaagcttttaaaaatgtgctaTGTGTAATTGACTTTCTTCTTCCTCTAGAAGGAAAGGCTAGAAAGGTGGTGTGACATGAAGGCTGACAACGGAGGACAAGGTCACCCTTAGTTATCTTTCTTGTCTCTGAAGCTAAAACTGCTCAGATCTCTGCCTCTGCTCAGCACTCCTCTGTTAACAAGTAGAGAAATACCAAGTATTATTTGGGCTATGAAATCTGGTGCATTATCACACAAAGGAAGTGTGCAGGGCTGTGGACTCAGGGCAGAGCCCTGGGGGAGTGGACAGGAGATCTGAGTCCAGCTCTGTGTCTGACAGCTACAACCTTGGGCATAGCAGTGACTTCCCTGTGCCCGAGTTAACCCATGTGTCGGATGAGGAAATTACAGAAGCCATCTTTTGTtaacatgaaataatttaaatcaagtgctcagcacagtgcctgctcACACAGAATATGATCTCATTCAGCTATGCACGTCATCAATCATAGTATGCCACAGGGCTCTGCAGTGAGGTCTCAATACGGTCATAACCACATCAACAACGACTGCAGCGTAACCATACTGGGAGGTGGGGGACAGGTAAAACGCCACACCCCTACACATCTCCACAGTGCACAAACAGGTAACACCTCAGCAGTACATTCACACTGCAATGTCTCGGTCTACTAATTTTGGATATTATCAATAGACTTTTTACATCATTATAAACTAGATAAAAGTGATGAGTATGGCTGCATTTGAAGAATGGAACTGGGGCGGTAGGCAAGAGGCTGTTGTTATTAAACACTGcagtttatatgtgtatatacatgccataaataaaaaataaagtgtggtGACAGCTCATCCTATGCCGTGAGATAAATAAAAGGGCTAGATTTGGTGAATGAGAATCAAGTGATAACCTCTCGTCCAATCACTTACTTCTTGATTAGTTTGGAGAGATGCTTCCTGTTGAATGGAGGAATGTTTTTCTTGCTATTTATTTCCAGGAGTCGGTCAGCAACAGCCTTATAGTCAAACTAcgtgaggaaaaaaaaactaacataaaCCTGCAGTAACCCGACTTCTGTCATACCTACTAGTGATAGAAAACACGTAGTGTGGGATTCTGGAAGCACACACAGAGGATTGTCTAAATAAGCACATGTTAAGATTTGGTAACCAAAAGTTTATGCAAGATCTTTGAAAAATCTGTTCTATTTCTTCTCGGAAGAGAGAGATAATTCTTCTtgcttttctcaaaaaaataaatgtgaagtatACCATATAAAATTTACTTGGGTATGCTTCATTGTAAACCTAATCTAGATGTCCAATTTGCACATGGTAACAGTAAACTTTACTAAAAAGTACCACTTAGCTGACTTTGCTGTATGGAATAGAACAGATCTTAGTAACTGAAGACTGACGTCTTTCAAATATCCATATTTAAATGTTTCCAATAAGCTCATTATAAGGAAGGTGACATTACTGACTGAAGGGATGAAAGGACTTTACATTAGGCCTTAGAGTTCAATTAGCTCTGACCCTAATTCCCAATTAGCCAGGCCACTCCATCATAAATCTATCTTCTATAAAAAGTAACAACAGCCACCAACCTGGAGAAGTGGCGCAGTGTCCTCCACGCTTCCGCCATTGTCTCTCTCACCTTCATCACTGATTCTGTCCTTTGTGGAGTGATATTTGCCCAGTGCTATCAAAACACACCCAAAGACAAAATTCTTCAATTATACACAACAATGACTACTTTCAAAGAAGCCACTGTCTAATTAGGTGTCTcttagtgaaaaagaaaatttctttaaagagaaaaaccctgcaaatacatttataatttccCAAAGATATTTTGGTTTTTCATTCCTTGGACATGAAAAAACATCTGGGAGCAATCACAAATTCTGTCCCTAAATCCATCACAGACCAGCCTCCACGGCTTCCAGTGCTGTACAGCACACAGTCTTCCTGTCAGACAGCGGCAGGGACAGGAAACTCCTGGGCCAGGGGCTCAGACACAGTGAGGCTCTGGCAGTGAGGACAGTGGACTCAGGAGCCTGTCTCTAATTTCAGACAGATTTGGGCTATAGTTAAAAATCTATACAGTGATACACTAACTTCATGGGGCTGCCTCAGAAAACACAAGTTAATACACCAATGCAAAtgtcaacatttattaaataattgaaaaagcACTAACGCCCATGAAAAAGTAGATTAAAAGTTACTAATCAAAACTCAACTTTTCAAACTTGTACTGTTTCTGGATTCCCAGGAGCTCATTAGTGGTGTGACCTCAGGGCACAGACAGAGAAGATGGAACAGGGACCACACAGTGCACGTGCTGAGAGTAGGACACCTCTTGTATAGATAGAAACATGGAGAGCAGGAGGGACCCAACAACTGCCATG from Saccopteryx leptura isolate mSacLep1 chromosome 2, mSacLep1_pri_phased_curated, whole genome shotgun sequence carries:
- the RRP1B gene encoding ribosomal RNA processing protein 1 homolog B isoform X3, with the protein product MQPAEIQFAQRLASHEKSIRDRAVKKLRQYISVKTQRETGGFSQEELLKIWKGLFYCMWVQDRPLLQEELANTISQLIHAVNNLEAQHLFIQTFWQTMNREWKGTNRLHLDKYYMLIRLVLRESFEVLKRNGWEESRIKVFLDVLMKEVLNPESQSPNGVKFHFIDIYLDELSRVGGKELLADQNLKFIDPFCKIVAKTKDQTLMQTIARGVFEVIVDQSPFVPEETMEEQKTKVGNSDLSEEEIAENGVMWRKTFSKKKAALGKYHSTKDRISDEGERDNGGSVEDTAPLLQFDYKAVADRLLEINSKKNIPPFNRKHLSKLIKKFQDLSEGNKFILAEEEEVKGSTQKRKRKKKKNHLQSEHLGSGVEAMPPEAGLGRAQKPGVVELGAAAAPSHQEQNSSEHPPSHPPTHSRRKRPRKRSPRFQGLISESTASPLEDLCLCGPDSGHAQVPAPRPSPASGAPALKRKRKLRAPLVNGSLATLTWPAPREEGPAANPADRGDCPATLPQGRRLKKKKREPSQLDLYNPSTQKTAIFKKRKKIKEMLNLVEHSKVLESELKLVQALGSSGALSPLKKKKLRAKNDFVKFDTPLLPKPLFFRKAKSSTATPVTPAMQLNKTPSSTKKVTFGLNRNMTAEFKKTDKSILVSPTGPSRVAFNPEQRPLHGVLKTPTSSPVSTPLGTKKPLAATPKRRPTAMDFF
- the RRP1B gene encoding ribosomal RNA processing protein 1 homolog B isoform X2, yielding MQPAEIQFAQRLASHEKSIRDRAVKKLRQYISVKTQRETGGFSQEELLKIWKGLFYCMWVQDRPLLQEELANTISQLIHAVNNLEAQHLFIQTFWQTMNREWKGTNRLHLDKYYMLIRLVLRESFEVLKRNGWEESRIKVFLDVLMKEVLNPESQSPNGVKFHFIDIYLDELSRVGGKELLADQNLKFIDPFCKIVAKTKDQTLMQTIARGVFEVIVDQSPFVPEETMEEQKTKVGNSDLSEEEIAENGVMWRKTFSKKKAALGKYHSTKDRISDEGERDNGGSVEDTAPLLQFDYKAVADRLLEINSKKNIPPFNRKHLSKLIKKFQDLSEGSVSQPSFTEDISADEDDQIFSQGRHKKKGNKLLENIDMEKGRGNKFILAEEEEVKGSTQKRKRKKKKNHLQSEHLGSGVEAMPPEAGLGRAQKPGVVELGAAAAPSHQEQNSSEHPPSHPPTHSRRKRPRKRSPRFQGLISESTASPLEDLCLCGPDSGHAQVPAPRPSPASGAPALKRKRKLRAPLVNGSLATLTWPAPREEGPAANPADRGDCPATLPQGRRLKKKKREPSQLDLYNPSTQKTAIFKKRKKIKEMLNLVEHSKVLESELKLVQALGSSGALSPLKKKKLRAKNDFVKFDTPLLPKPLFFRKAKSSTATPVTPAMQLNKTPSSTKKVTFGLNRNMTAEFKKTDKSILVSPTGPSRVAFNPEQRPLHGVLKTPTSSPVSTPLGTKKPLAATPKRRPTAMDFF
- the RRP1B gene encoding ribosomal RNA processing protein 1 homolog B isoform X1, with translation MQPAEIQFAQRLASHEKSIRDRAVKKLRQYISVKTQRETGGFSQEELLKIWKGLFYCMWVQDRPLLQEELANTISQLIHAVNNLEAQHLFIQTFWQTMNREWKGTNRLHLDKYYMLIRLVLRESFEVLKRNGWEESRIKVFLDVLMKEVLNPESQSPNGVKFHFIDIYLDELSRVGGKELLADQNLKFIDPFCKIVAKTKDQTLMQTIARGVFEVIVDQSPFVPEETMEEQKTKVGNSDLSEEEIAENGVMWRKTFSKKKAALGKYHSTKDRISDEGERDNGGSVEDTAPLLQFDYKAVADRLLEINSKKNIPPFNRKHLSKLIKKFQDLSEAGSVSQPSFTEDISADEDDQIFSQGRHKKKGNKLLENIDMEKGRGNKFILAEEEEVKGSTQKRKRKKKKNHLQSEHLGSGVEAMPPEAGLGRAQKPGVVELGAAAAPSHQEQNSSEHPPSHPPTHSRRKRPRKRSPRFQGLISESTASPLEDLCLCGPDSGHAQVPAPRPSPASGAPALKRKRKLRAPLVNGSLATLTWPAPREEGPAANPADRGDCPATLPQGRRLKKKKREPSQLDLYNPSTQKTAIFKKRKKIKEMLNLVEHSKVLESELKLVQALGSSGALSPLKKKKLRAKNDFVKFDTPLLPKPLFFRKAKSSTATPVTPAMQLNKTPSSTKKVTFGLNRNMTAEFKKTDKSILVSPTGPSRVAFNPEQRPLHGVLKTPTSSPVSTPLGTKKPLAATPKRRPTAMDFF